The following are encoded in a window of Chloroflexota bacterium genomic DNA:
- a CDS encoding cupin domain-containing protein, with amino-acid sequence MKENLGKLDRTRFEKAHADTMFVQRIFPDLEPDQIRENVFAYAPCWGILDPGMTMERHRHPIPEFYVFVQGSGQMLLGADVFDVAAGMSVNIPRNMDHEVTNPAAAVEPLIWVSIGLAA; translated from the coding sequence ATGAAGGAGAACCTTGGGAAGCTCGACCGCACCAGGTTCGAGAAGGCCCACGCCGATACCATGTTCGTACAGCGCATCTTCCCCGATCTTGAGCCCGATCAGATCCGGGAAAACGTGTTTGCCTATGCTCCCTGCTGGGGGATCCTCGACCCCGGCATGACCATGGAGCGACACCGCCATCCTATCCCCGAGTTCTACGTGTTTGTGCAGGGCAGCGGGCAGATGTTGTTAGGTGCGGACGTGTTCGATGTGGCCGCGGGCATGAGCGTCAACATTCCCCGGAACATGGACCACGAGGTGACCAATCCTGCCGCGGCCGTGGAGCCGCTGATCTGGGTCTCTATCGGTTTGGCGGCGTAA